In Bacteroides cellulosilyticus, the genomic stretch CCTTTGTTTTGCCGGTTTCTGTTCCGCCTTCAACATTGTTTTCTTCTTCCGCTTTTACTTCTTTTTCGCTCTCCACGGCTTCTTTGGCAGCTGCTTCTTCGGCTTTCTTAAGGTCTTCCGAAATCTTGTTTGCACTGATTTCTTCAGAACGGGAAGCCCAAGGACGTTTTCCGAAGATTTCCTCTACGTCTTCTGCGAAGATAACTTCTCTGTCTATCAGCAACTGTGACAGTTTGGCGTGCCCATCCTTATGATCGGAAAGTATTTTCTTTGCACGTTCATACTGTTCGTTCACCATATTCTTCACTTCTTCGTCAATCAGTTCAGCTGTTTTTTCGCTGTACGGGCGATTGAAAGAATATTCATCGTTGCTGTAATAACAGAGGTTGGGCAGCTTTTCGCTCATTCCGAGGTAGGCGATCATGCCGAAAGCCTGTTTTGTAACACGTTCCAGGTCATTCATGGCACCGGTCGAAATACGTCCCAGGAACAAATCCTCAGCGGCACGTCCACCCAATGTGGCGCACATCTCATCAAGCATTTGTTCTTTGGTGGTAATCTGGCGTTCCTCGGGCAAATACCAGGCAGCGCCCAGCGCACGTCCGCGTGGAACAATCGTTACTTTAATCAGCGGATTGGCATATTCCAGCAACCAGGAGATGGAGGCATGTCCTGCCTCGTGGATAGCGATGGAACGACGTTCCGCTTCCGTAGTGATTTTCGTTTTCTTTTCCAGGCCACCAACAATACGGTCTACAGCATCGAGGAAATCTTGTTTGCCTACGAACTTTTTGCCGTGGCGGGCAGCGATCAGTGCAGCCTCATTGCAGACATTGGCGATATCGGCACCGGAGAAGCCCGGGGTCTGGCGTGCCAACAGGTCTACGTCTACCGTATTATCTATTTTGATGGGGCGTAAGTGTACGCCGAATACTTCCTTACGTTCATTGAGGTCGGGAAGGTCTACATGAATCTGGCGGTCAAAACGTCCGGCACGCAATAAGGCTTTATCCAAAACGTCTACACGGTTGGTAGCAGCCAGGATAATTACACCGCTGTTGGAACCGAAACCATCCATTTCTGTCAATAACTGGTTCAATGTGTTTTCGCGTTCATCATTTCCACCCATTGCGGCAGCTTTGGCGCGGGCACGACCTACGGCGTCAATTTCATCAATGAACACGATACAGGGGGCTTTTTCTTTGGCTTGGCGGAACAAGTCACGTACACGTGATGCACCTACACCGACAAACATTTCCACAAAGTCGGAACCAGCCAGTGAGAAGAACGGTACGTTGGCCTCGCCTGCCACAGCTTTGGCAAGCAGGGTCTTACCGGTTCCCGGAGGGCCTACCAGCAATGCGCCCTTGGGTATCTTACCTCCCAGGTCTGTATATTTTTGCGGTTCTTTCAGGAATTCCACAATTTCCTCTACTTCCTGTTTGGCCTCGGCAAGTCCGGCTACATCTTTGAATGTCACTTTTACGGGAGTCCCCTTCTCAAACAGTTGGGCACGCGATTTACCGACATTGAAAATGCCGCCACCGCCTGCACCGCCACCACCGCTCAGACGGCGTGACATGAATATCCAGAAACCTATAAGGAAGGCAATAGGCAGAATCTGCCACAGTACGACCCCGAAATAATTGCGTTTCTTTTCGTAGTTGATAGAACCGTCAAAGTGCAGTTCATCTTTTTCCTTTTGCAGGAAGTTTCCCAAGCTTTCACGAGATGGTGCTTCAGTCGTAATCATGGGATTTTTACCCACTTTACTAGAGTCTGCCTGAAATACGTTTTTAACGTATTGCGGCTTGATATATGCTTCTACAGAGTTATCATCATAACCGATGATTTTGCTCATATAGCCGTCACGTACGTATTGCTGGAATTCGTCATAAGAGACACTTTTGATTCCGGTACTGTTTTCATTGGTGATGTACAAGCCCAGAAGCATCATAGCTATGATCATATACAGCCAGTTCAGGTTGAACTTGGGCATATTTACCTTATTGGGCTTTTTGTTAGCGTTATTATTATTGTTGTCCATAGGGCTTATTAATCAATGTCAGGTATTTGGGTTAATTTGGCGTCGGCCCAGAGATTTTCCAGATTGTAGAAGTCTCTCGTTTCGGGTAGAAACACATGGACCAGTATGTCGGAGTAATCCATTGCTACCCATTCGGCATTGCGCAATCCGTCTATTGCAAAAGGTTTGCTGTTAGCGCCTTTGCGGGTGAATTCCTTTACGGACTCTACAATGGCGGTCACCTGGCTTGGGGAGTTTCCCTGACAAATGACGAGATAGTTGCAGATAGTATCGCCAATTTTAGAAAGATCTGCTATTACAATATTTTTTCCTTTTTTATCTTGTATACCTTCGGTTATTTGTTGAATGAGTTTCTTTGATTCGTTCATTACTTATTATTAAAATTAAACAGTTGACAAATATACGCTGAATTCTTGTATCAAACACCTAAAAGGGAAAAAGTCTTTCAATTTTTGATTTTTTTTAGGTATATATTTCTTTGGCATACGGCATCTTAGCAGATTTTAGAGAAAAAAACACGAGAAATTGTTTTGGATTATCAAATTCTTTGTATCTTTGCAACCGCAAAACAGGAACGACCTGTTATTGGGCTATGGTGTAATGGTAACACTACAGATTCTGGTCCTGTCATTCCTGGTTCGAATCCAGGTAGCCCAACTAAAAAAAGCTGCGAATGTAATAAGTTCGTAGCTTTTTTGCTTTTTCTCCCTAAGTCTATTAACGTCTAATACAAATAATGGAGCTTATGAAGAGATTCATTCAGTTTCTGCTGCTATTTTTCTTTATTTTAGGATCAGAGGGTAGAGCATGTGTCAAATGTAGTGAAGGCATTACGGTAAATGCTGTCGATCATCAACGTCTGAAATCGAAAGCGCATGAAGCAAAGGCATATTGCGTTAGTAAGGGATTCAGTACGAATTATTGTTTCTTAGTAGATTTCAGCATACATTCTGGTAAAAAGCGTTTCTTTGTTTGGGATTTTAAAGGAGATTCCATTAAGTATGCAAGTCTTTGTGCCCATGGCTATGGGAAAGATAGTACACCTTCTAAACCTGTCTTTAGCAATACGCCGGGAAGTCTTTGCTCTTCTCTGGGAAAATACAAAGTAGGTATTCGGGCTTATAGCAAATGGGGAATCAATGTCCATTATAAATTGCATGGTCTGGAACCCACTAATGATAATGCTTTCAAACGTATTGTCGTATTACATTCTTATACTCCTTTGCCTGCGACAGAAGTTTATCCTTCACATCTTCCATTGGGTATGAGTCAGGGATGTCCGGTGATTTGCAATGAAACGATGAGGCAAATTGATGTGTTGTTAAAGGCTGAAACCAAGCCTGTGCTGTTGTGGATTTATAATGATTGATCATACTTTATGTTTTAAGTAATAATGTAGCAATTCTATTCAAAATAATTAAAACTATGGCAAAAGAGTTAGAACTCAAATACGGCTGTAACCCTAATCAGAAGCCGGCCCGCATTTTTATGCAGGAGGGGGAGTTACCTATCGAAGTCCTGAACGGACGTCCGGGATACATCAATTTCATGGATGCACTGAACGGTTGGCAGTTGGTGAAGGAGTTGAAAGAGGCTACCGGAATGCCGGCTGCGACTTCATTCAAACATGTTAGCCCTGCAGGTGCTGCTATTGGTCTGGAATTGGATGAGACAATGAAGCAGATTTATTTTGTTGATAACTTGCCGCTTTCTCCTCTGGCCAGTGCATATGTGCGTGCCCGTGGTGCGGACCGTATGTCATCTTACGGAGATTTTATAGCTTTGAGTGATGTCTGTGATGAGGCGACTGCCCGTTTTATTAACCGCGAAGTGTCCGATGGTGTTATTGCTCCGGGATATACGGACGATGCACTCGAAATTCTGAAGAACAAGCGTAAGGGTACTTATAATGTGATTAAGATCGATCCTTCGTATAAACCTGTACCGGTTGAGCGTAAGGATGTGTTCGGAATAACTTTTGAACAGGGACGCAACGAGATTCAGTTGAATGGCAGCGAATTGTTCGCTAATATCCCTACCCGGAATAAGACTTTTCCGGATGCTGCAAAGCGTGATTTAATGATAGCACTTATTACTTTGAAATATACGCAGTCCAATTCTGTATGTTATGTGAAAGACGGACAAGCGATTGGTATCGGATCAGGGCAGCAAAGCCGTATCCACTGTACCCGTTTAGCTGGGAATAAAGCTGATATCTGGTATCTTCGCCAGCATCCAAAAGTATTGAACTTACCTTGGGTAGAGAAAATCCGCCGTGCCGACCGTGATAATACGATTGATATTTATATCAGTGATAACCATGATGATGTGTTGGCTGACGGTATTTGGCAGCAGTTCTTTACAGAAAAACCGGAAGTGCTGACCCGTGAGGAAAAGCGTGAATGGCTGAATACTCTGAAAGGAGTAGCTTTGGGTTCAGATGCTTTCTTCCCGTTTGGAGATAATATAGAGCGTGCTCATAAGACTGGTGTGGAATACATTGCCCAGGCAGGAGGTTCAGTACGTGATGATCATGTTATTGAAACTTGCGATAAATACGGTATCGCTATGGCATTTACAGGTATTCGTCTGTTCCATCATTAATAAGATATAAATAACGAAGAGGGTGTTTCAAAAACGTTGAAGCACCCTCTTTGTATATATAGGCTTAAATTATTCGGCGCTACGAATGGAATCGTCGATAACTTTAATTTTTTGTTTTACCAACTCGATGTCTGCCTTCAGTTTTTCTACTTTGCGGTTTAGTTCCGTCAGCAGGCTGTTGCCTTTCTTTGAAGAAGCTGTCAGGAAGCCAAGATTATTCTCATAAGTCTGCAATTCGTTCTTCATGGCATCTGCTGCACGTACCAGTTTCTCGCGTTCGCGATAGAGTGACTGCGGGCTACCTTCCTGAATACTGCTGATGTTGGATTTGAAGTTACTCAACTTCTTATTGGCTGCGCTGATGTTGAAGTGGTCGAACAATTTATCCACTTGTCCGTGGTATTGCTTATACAAACGGTCTTTTTCCTTGAAAGGTACATGCCCGATGTTGTTCCATTCCTTCATTAATTCGCGTACCAATTGAGTCGCTTCATCCGTATCCATATTTTCATCAATGGCACCCAACTTCTCAATGATTTCCTTCTTCTTATTCAGGTTGTCTATCTCAACGGAACGTTGGGAAGAAGTAGCCTTGTTCTTCTGTTCGAAGAAGTAGTCGCAAGCGGAAATAAACCGTTTCCATATTGCATCAGAATATTTTTTTGCTACCGGACCGATAGTCTTCCATTCTTTTTGCAGTTTGGTTAGTTCGTCAGCGGTTGCTTTCCAGTCGGTACTGTCTTTCAGAGCTTCGGCTTTCTCGCAAAGAGCACGTTTTTTATCCAAATTTGCATTCATACCCTCTTTCAGGGCTTTAAAGAATTCACCTTTTTTGCGGAAGAATTCATCACACGCTTTACGGAAACGCTCGAATATCTTCACATTCATCTTTTGCGGTGCGAAGCCGATGGTCTTCCACTTGTTCTGCAGGGCAATGATTTCCTGTGTTTTATTATCCCAGGCAGCAAAATTGGTCAGCTCATTGTAGTCTATTGCTTCAATGATTTCACAAATCACTGTTTTCTGGTCAAGATTATGCTGCTCTACTTCCTTCAATGATTCGAAGTGCTGCTGATGACGGCGATTTACGGCTGTGGAAGCAGCTTTAAATCGGTTCCATACTTCGTCACGCAGTTCCTTGGCAACCGGACCCGTGTCGCGGAATTCCTGATGTAGCTTTTGTAACTGATGGAAAGCCGACACTACATCCGCTTCATCTGCCAGTTTTTCAGCGGCCTCGCATAGATGTGTCTTGATTTCCAGGTTTTTTTTGAAGTCATATTCGCGGAATTCATTATTCAGCTTCAACAGATCGTAGAACTTCTCCACATAGAGTTGATAACTCTTCCACAGTTCGTTGACTTTGGCTTGCGGAATAAGTTTCACTTCATTCCACTGTTGCTGTAATTTCTTGAATTCTGAGTAGGATTTGTTGGCATCGTCGGGTGACTCTACGAGTTCTTTCAGTTCCTCGATAATGGAAAGTTTGATTTGCAGATTCAGCTCTTTTTGTTGTTCCTGTTCAGCTGACAATGCACCTCTCTTTTCTTTAATGACGGACATGATATTTTTGAATTCCTCTTCAACGGTATCCGTTGTCGGAATGAAATTCTCTGCTATTCCCCCGTTTTCGATAAACAGCTTCTTTGTCGCTTCTTGTTCGGCATTATGAAGCTTATAGAAAGCCTGTTTCAGACTATCTATTTCCTGCTTGCCGGCATTTTCCACATCCGCGGAAATCTCTTTCAATTTAGCCAG encodes the following:
- a CDS encoding DUF349 domain-containing protein, with translation MMDTHDTNLPEKAVELEEEKKAAEVSEPALTETPAEEATQEEQPVEAAQKLSKEDILAKLKEISADVENAGKQEIDSLKQAFYKLHNAEQEATKKLFIENGGIAENFIPTTDTVEEEFKNIMSVIKEKRGALSAEQEQQKELNLQIKLSIIEELKELVESPDDANKSYSEFKKLQQQWNEVKLIPQAKVNELWKSYQLYVEKFYDLLKLNNEFREYDFKKNLEIKTHLCEAAEKLADEADVVSAFHQLQKLHQEFRDTGPVAKELRDEVWNRFKAASTAVNRRHQQHFESLKEVEQHNLDQKTVICEIIEAIDYNELTNFAAWDNKTQEIIALQNKWKTIGFAPQKMNVKIFERFRKACDEFFRKKGEFFKALKEGMNANLDKKRALCEKAEALKDSTDWKATADELTKLQKEWKTIGPVAKKYSDAIWKRFISACDYFFEQKNKATSSQRSVEIDNLNKKKEIIEKLGAIDENMDTDEATQLVRELMKEWNNIGHVPFKEKDRLYKQYHGQVDKLFDHFNISAANKKLSNFKSNISSIQEGSPQSLYREREKLVRAADAMKNELQTYENNLGFLTASSKKGNSLLTELNRKVEKLKADIELVKQKIKVIDDSIRSAE
- the rsfS gene encoding ribosome silencing factor, translated to MNESKKLIQQITEGIQDKKGKNIVIADLSKIGDTICNYLVICQGNSPSQVTAIVESVKEFTRKGANSKPFAIDGLRNAEWVAMDYSDILVHVFLPETRDFYNLENLWADAKLTQIPDID
- a CDS encoding phosphoribosylaminoimidazolecarboxamide formyltransferase, yielding MAKELELKYGCNPNQKPARIFMQEGELPIEVLNGRPGYINFMDALNGWQLVKELKEATGMPAATSFKHVSPAGAAIGLELDETMKQIYFVDNLPLSPLASAYVRARGADRMSSYGDFIALSDVCDEATARFINREVSDGVIAPGYTDDALEILKNKRKGTYNVIKIDPSYKPVPVERKDVFGITFEQGRNEIQLNGSELFANIPTRNKTFPDAAKRDLMIALITLKYTQSNSVCYVKDGQAIGIGSGQQSRIHCTRLAGNKADIWYLRQHPKVLNLPWVEKIRRADRDNTIDIYISDNHDDVLADGIWQQFFTEKPEVLTREEKREWLNTLKGVALGSDAFFPFGDNIERAHKTGVEYIAQAGGSVRDDHVIETCDKYGIAMAFTGIRLFHH
- a CDS encoding murein L,D-transpeptidase catalytic domain-containing protein encodes the protein MELMKRFIQFLLLFFFILGSEGRACVKCSEGITVNAVDHQRLKSKAHEAKAYCVSKGFSTNYCFLVDFSIHSGKKRFFVWDFKGDSIKYASLCAHGYGKDSTPSKPVFSNTPGSLCSSLGKYKVGIRAYSKWGINVHYKLHGLEPTNDNAFKRIVVLHSYTPLPATEVYPSHLPLGMSQGCPVICNETMRQIDVLLKAETKPVLLWIYND
- the ftsH gene encoding ATP-dependent zinc metalloprotease FtsH, encoding MDNNNNNANKKPNKVNMPKFNLNWLYMIIAMMLLGLYITNENSTGIKSVSYDEFQQYVRDGYMSKIIGYDDNSVEAYIKPQYVKNVFQADSSKVGKNPMITTEAPSRESLGNFLQKEKDELHFDGSINYEKKRNYFGVVLWQILPIAFLIGFWIFMSRRLSGGGGAGGGGIFNVGKSRAQLFEKGTPVKVTFKDVAGLAEAKQEVEEIVEFLKEPQKYTDLGGKIPKGALLVGPPGTGKTLLAKAVAGEANVPFFSLAGSDFVEMFVGVGASRVRDLFRQAKEKAPCIVFIDEIDAVGRARAKAAAMGGNDERENTLNQLLTEMDGFGSNSGVIILAATNRVDVLDKALLRAGRFDRQIHVDLPDLNERKEVFGVHLRPIKIDNTVDVDLLARQTPGFSGADIANVCNEAALIAARHGKKFVGKQDFLDAVDRIVGGLEKKTKITTEAERRSIAIHEAGHASISWLLEYANPLIKVTIVPRGRALGAAWYLPEERQITTKEQMLDEMCATLGGRAAEDLFLGRISTGAMNDLERVTKQAFGMIAYLGMSEKLPNLCYYSNDEYSFNRPYSEKTAELIDEEVKNMVNEQYERAKKILSDHKDGHAKLSQLLIDREVIFAEDVEEIFGKRPWASRSEEISANKISEDLKKAEEAAAKEAVESEKEVKAEEENNVEGGTETGKTKVSAEGTKVSVERPAKE